A genome region from Mesorhizobium sp. B2-1-8 includes the following:
- a CDS encoding LacI family DNA-binding transcriptional regulator — translation MASRAKATIFDIAREAGVSKSTVSLVLQGSGLIRPETAVKVRKAIEDVGYVYNRGAANLRKAHSNVIGMVINDLTNPFFAELAVGMERVFQSAGIVPFIANTAENPVRQEEVLKSLMEQGVAGLIVSPARGTTPGAFRRLEIAGLPIVFAMRRLPESRIPVIAPDNHRGAYLATAHLIGKGHRRLAFFGGSSDLVVYHERLGGFREACETLGIDARDALIIEGETNRKGGMACLETSLAMVEPPTAALCFNDAVAFGVMLALRKRRLEPGPDFAVVGFDDVVEAEHYMPPLTSVAVDSAGLGERAAHVMIKLIQSRTTRAEDHIGAVNLVVRESCGPDRRTRNRPTATGAAT, via the coding sequence ATGGCCAGCCGGGCCAAGGCGACGATCTTCGACATTGCCCGCGAGGCGGGCGTGTCCAAATCGACCGTGTCGCTCGTGCTCCAGGGCAGCGGACTGATCCGTCCCGAGACCGCGGTCAAGGTGCGCAAGGCGATCGAGGATGTCGGCTATGTCTACAATCGCGGCGCCGCCAATCTGCGCAAGGCCCATTCCAACGTCATCGGCATGGTCATCAACGATCTCACCAACCCGTTCTTCGCGGAACTGGCGGTGGGCATGGAGCGTGTTTTCCAATCGGCCGGCATCGTGCCCTTCATCGCCAACACGGCCGAAAATCCGGTGCGCCAGGAAGAAGTACTGAAGTCGCTGATGGAACAGGGCGTCGCCGGGCTCATCGTTTCCCCGGCGCGCGGCACCACGCCAGGAGCGTTCCGGCGGCTGGAAATAGCCGGTCTGCCGATTGTCTTCGCCATGCGCCGGCTGCCTGAAAGCCGCATTCCGGTGATTGCTCCCGACAATCATCGCGGCGCCTATCTCGCCACCGCTCATCTCATTGGCAAGGGGCACCGCCGGCTGGCGTTCTTCGGCGGCTCGTCCGACCTGGTGGTCTATCATGAGCGGCTGGGCGGCTTTCGCGAAGCCTGCGAAACGCTCGGCATCGACGCCCGCGACGCGCTCATCATCGAGGGCGAGACCAACCGCAAGGGCGGCATGGCCTGCCTGGAAACGTCGCTCGCAATGGTCGAGCCGCCAACCGCGGCGCTCTGCTTCAACGATGCCGTCGCCTTCGGCGTCATGCTGGCGCTGCGCAAGCGCAGGCTCGAGCCCGGCCCGGATTTCGCCGTCGTCGGCTTCGACGATGTGGTCGAGGCCGAGCACTATATGCCGCCGCTGACCAGCGTCGCGGTGGACTCCGCCGGTCTCGGCGAACGCGCGGCCCACGTCATGATCAAGTTGATCCAGTCGCGCACCACGCGCGCTGAGGACCATATCGGCGCCGTCAATCTCGTGGTCAGGGAAAGCTGCGGCCCAGATCGCCGCACGCGAAACAGGCCTACGGCAACGGGAGCCGCGACATGA
- a CDS encoding Hsp20 family protein, translating into MRHVDFSPLYRSTVGFDRLFTMLDSLAQPDGAQTYPPYNIERTGEDSYRISMAVAGFSDDEISIEAHRNVLTVKGERKDEGTGEGSELLYRGIASRAFERRFQLADHVEVVGAALKNGLLFVDLKRNIPEELKPRKIAITSAPAKAKQIEAKTAA; encoded by the coding sequence ATGCGTCACGTTGATTTTTCCCCGCTTTACCGTTCGACCGTCGGCTTCGACCGTCTCTTCACGATGCTCGATTCGCTTGCGCAGCCCGATGGCGCGCAGACCTATCCGCCCTACAACATCGAGCGCACCGGTGAGGATTCCTACCGCATCTCGATGGCGGTTGCCGGCTTCTCGGATGACGAGATCTCCATCGAAGCCCATCGCAACGTGCTGACCGTGAAGGGTGAGCGCAAGGACGAGGGCACCGGCGAAGGCTCCGAGCTGCTCTATCGCGGCATTGCCTCCAGGGCCTTCGAGCGCCGCTTCCAGCTTGCCGATCACGTTGAAGTCGTCGGCGCCGCGCTGAAGAACGGCCTGCTCTTCGTCGACCTCAAGCGCAACATTCCCGAAGAGCTGAAGCCGCGCAAGATCGCGATCACCTCGGCTCCGGCCAAGGCCAAGCAGATCGAGGCCAAGACCGCTGCCTAA
- a CDS encoding Gfo/Idh/MocA family protein, translating into MSVKWGLIGASTIGRQFMIDAIRAQADGEISAVMSSNPDRAAAYARENGIPAAVSNLDALLGSGIDAVYISTTNELHLEQALAAIKAGKHVLCEKPLALTSDDARRMVVAAKAAGVVLGTNHHLRNSGAHRAMREAVTAGRIGQPIAARVFHAVYLAENLQGWRIARPEAGGGVVLDITVHDADTLRFVLGDDPVEVSAFTQSAGMAGSGLEDGAMCIWRFKSGLIAQSHEGFTTRFADTGFEVHGSQGSLIARNVMTQKPVGSVLLRTASGEEELSFDRENLYVRSVDRFHAAIRGDDQPSATGEDGIWSLASAEAALQSANSGRVVKIDPKLGSMN; encoded by the coding sequence ATGAGTGTCAAATGGGGGCTGATCGGCGCCAGCACGATCGGCCGGCAATTCATGATCGACGCCATTCGCGCGCAAGCCGATGGCGAGATATCAGCGGTGATGAGTTCCAACCCGGACCGCGCCGCGGCCTATGCAAGGGAAAATGGCATTCCGGCCGCCGTATCGAATCTCGATGCCTTGCTCGGATCCGGTATCGACGCGGTCTACATCTCGACCACCAACGAACTGCATCTCGAACAGGCACTGGCCGCGATCAAGGCGGGAAAACATGTGCTGTGTGAGAAGCCGCTGGCGCTGACCAGCGACGACGCGCGCAGGATGGTCGTTGCGGCCAAGGCCGCGGGCGTCGTGCTTGGAACCAATCATCATCTGCGCAATTCCGGTGCTCACCGCGCCATGCGCGAGGCTGTTACCGCAGGTCGCATCGGCCAGCCGATTGCCGCGCGGGTTTTCCACGCCGTCTACCTGGCCGAAAACCTGCAGGGTTGGCGCATCGCCAGGCCTGAGGCGGGCGGCGGCGTGGTGCTCGACATCACCGTACACGATGCCGACACGCTGCGCTTCGTGCTTGGCGACGATCCGGTCGAGGTTTCCGCTTTTACGCAATCCGCCGGTATGGCCGGCAGCGGGCTGGAAGACGGCGCCATGTGCATCTGGCGCTTCAAGTCGGGCCTCATCGCGCAATCGCATGAGGGATTCACCACCAGATTTGCCGATACCGGCTTCGAGGTGCACGGCTCGCAAGGGTCGCTCATCGCCCGCAATGTCATGACGCAAAAGCCGGTGGGCTCAGTCCTTCTGCGCACCGCCAGCGGCGAGGAAGAATTGAGCTTCGACCGCGAGAACCTCTATGTCAGGTCGGTGGACCGGTTCCATGCCGCGATCCGTGGCGATGACCAGCCCTCCGCCACCGGAGAAGACGGCATCTGGTCGCTCGCATCAGCCGAGGCGGCATTGCAATCGGCCAATTCCGGCAGAGTCGTCAAGATCGACCCGAAACTCGGGAGCATGAATTGA
- the cpdR gene encoding cell cycle two-component system response regulator CpdR yields the protein MARILLAEDDDDMRRFLVKALERAGYQVSDFDNGASAYERLREEPFSLLLTDIVMPEMDGIELARRATEIDPDLKVMFITGFAAVALNPDSKAPKDAKVLSKPFHLRDLVNEVEKMLQAA from the coding sequence ATGGCACGCATTCTTCTGGCGGAAGACGATGACGATATGCGTCGGTTCCTCGTCAAGGCGCTGGAGCGCGCCGGCTACCAGGTCAGCGATTTCGACAACGGCGCCAGCGCCTATGAGCGGCTGCGCGAGGAACCGTTCTCGCTGCTTCTGACCGACATCGTCATGCCGGAGATGGACGGCATCGAATTGGCACGCCGCGCCACCGAGATCGACCCCGACCTCAAGGTCATGTTCATCACCGGTTTCGCCGCCGTCGCGCTGAACCCGGATTCCAAGGCGCCGAAAGACGCCAAGGTTCTGTCCAAGCCCTTCCACCTGCGCGATCTCGTCAACGAGGTCGAGAAGATGCTGCAGGCGGCCTGA
- the hisN gene encoding histidinol-phosphatase, with product MDISIDFMRRIAQAAAAETLPRFRAQGAVANKEKGSFDPVTEADREAERAIRALISAEYPDHGILGEEHGSENISSRHVWVIDPIDGTRAFISGLPVWGTLVGLTVDGDAVAGMMAQPFTGELFYANESGSHYEGPGGPRKLSTRKTTKLDEATLFTTTPALFKGEARTRYDAFEKQIQLARYGADCYAFAMIASGSVDIVADPGLKPYDIVALIPIIEKAGGVVTTFDGGPAENGGDVLAAATPELHAAAMAALRG from the coding sequence TTGGACATCAGCATCGATTTCATGCGCCGCATTGCGCAAGCGGCAGCGGCGGAGACCTTGCCGCGCTTTCGCGCCCAAGGCGCGGTCGCCAACAAAGAGAAGGGCAGTTTCGACCCGGTCACCGAGGCCGACCGCGAGGCCGAGCGCGCCATCCGGGCGCTGATATCGGCCGAGTATCCCGACCATGGCATCCTGGGCGAAGAGCACGGCAGCGAGAACATCTCCAGCCGGCATGTCTGGGTGATCGATCCGATCGACGGCACGCGCGCCTTCATCTCCGGCCTGCCGGTATGGGGGACATTGGTCGGGCTGACGGTCGATGGCGATGCGGTCGCTGGCATGATGGCGCAGCCCTTCACCGGCGAGCTGTTCTACGCCAACGAGTCCGGCTCGCATTACGAGGGACCGGGGGGGCCGCGAAAACTGTCGACCCGCAAGACGACAAAACTCGATGAGGCGACGCTGTTCACCACCACGCCGGCGCTGTTCAAGGGCGAGGCACGCACGCGCTACGACGCATTCGAGAAGCAGATACAGCTCGCCCGTTATGGCGCCGATTGCTATGCCTTCGCCATGATCGCCTCGGGGAGCGTTGACATCGTCGCCGATCCTGGATTGAAGCCCTACGACATCGTGGCGCTGATCCCGATCATCGAGAAAGCCGGCGGGGTCGTCACCACTTTCGATGGCGGGCCGGCGGAGAATGGCGGCGATGTTCTTGCGGCGGCGACACCGGAGCTTCATGCCGCCGCGATGGCCGCCCTGCGCGGCTGA
- a CDS encoding N-formylglutamate amidohydrolase, which produces MAVSCHDALVFSGSFKLKTAAEDFSVFPPFEIRSGAEQRVPFLFNSPHSGRYYPERFLAMARLDRNAIRRSEDCYVDELFGGAVALGAPMLAANFPRAYLDVNREPWELDPRMFAEPVPSFCNIRSARVAGGLGTVPKLVGEGLDIYAGRLPLAEAVARIEAVYKPYHETLKRLLTRTHARFGFAVLIDCHSMPASIRVGDNGLRPDFIIGDRFGISATSALTETAIGLLTAMGYTVAHNKPYAGGFITEHYGRPARHLHALQIEVNRGLYMNERTFEKAAGFDALADDLTRFSADLMAMPDHHFIDLPLAAE; this is translated from the coding sequence GTGGCAGTTTCGTGTCATGATGCACTGGTGTTTTCGGGTTCGTTCAAATTGAAGACGGCAGCCGAGGATTTTTCGGTCTTTCCCCCCTTCGAAATCCGTTCGGGCGCCGAGCAGCGCGTCCCCTTCCTCTTCAATTCACCGCATAGCGGCCGCTACTATCCCGAACGCTTCCTTGCCATGGCAAGGCTCGATCGCAATGCCATCCGCCGCTCGGAGGATTGCTATGTCGACGAGTTGTTCGGCGGCGCCGTGGCGCTGGGCGCGCCGATGCTGGCGGCGAATTTCCCGCGTGCCTATCTCGACGTCAACCGCGAGCCTTGGGAACTCGACCCGCGCATGTTCGCCGAGCCGGTGCCGTCCTTCTGCAACATCCGCTCCGCGCGTGTCGCCGGCGGGCTCGGTACCGTGCCTAAGCTGGTGGGCGAGGGGCTCGACATCTATGCGGGCCGCTTGCCGCTCGCCGAGGCGGTTGCCCGCATCGAGGCCGTCTACAAGCCCTATCACGAAACGCTGAAGCGGCTTTTGACCAGGACCCACGCCCGTTTCGGCTTTGCCGTGCTGATCGATTGCCATTCGATGCCGGCGAGCATCCGCGTCGGCGACAACGGGCTGCGGCCGGATTTCATCATCGGCGACCGTTTCGGCATCTCGGCCACCTCGGCCTTGACCGAAACCGCGATCGGGCTGCTGACCGCGATGGGCTATACCGTTGCTCACAACAAGCCTTATGCCGGCGGTTTCATCACGGAACATTATGGCCGCCCGGCGCGTCACCTGCATGCGCTGCAGATTGAGGTCAATCGCGGGCTCTACATGAATGAGCGAACATTCGAGAAGGCCGCCGGCTTCGACGCGCTGGCCGACGATCTGACGCGGTTTTCAGCCGACCTGATGGCGATGCCGGACCATCATTTCATCGACCTGCCGCTGGCCGCGGAGTGA
- a CDS encoding threonine aldolase family protein translates to MFFASDNWAGAHPSIAAGLSAHTAGISAAYGDGALDQAVYQRFSEIFEREVAVFFVATGTAANSLSLTAYNKPGGISFAHRESHVIEDECGAPEYFSGGSRLHAVDGPLGKIEPHNLDRAIGRFAGEVVHWGRPMAVSITQSTEVGTIYGLDDIDAIAAIAKHHSVPLHMDGARFANALAALDTTPAEMTWKRGVDILSFGGTKNGCWCAEAIVLFDLDRANELAFLRKRAAQLFSKSRFVAAQFEAYFKDGLWLDTARHANAMAARLAAAIEDSATAKLAWLPQANEVFAVIKKAEAEKLQAAGATFYDWHRPHGFEGHIGEDELLYRFVTSFATTSEEVDRFGQLIAG, encoded by the coding sequence ATGTTCTTCGCTTCCGACAATTGGGCAGGCGCCCACCCAAGCATTGCAGCCGGCCTTTCGGCCCATACCGCCGGCATTTCGGCCGCCTATGGCGATGGTGCCCTCGACCAGGCCGTCTATCAGCGCTTCAGCGAGATTTTCGAACGCGAGGTGGCCGTGTTCTTCGTGGCGACAGGCACCGCCGCCAATTCGCTGTCGCTGACTGCCTATAACAAGCCCGGCGGCATTTCCTTTGCCCACCGCGAATCGCATGTCATCGAGGACGAGTGCGGCGCGCCGGAATATTTTTCAGGCGGCTCGCGGCTTCACGCCGTCGACGGCCCGCTGGGCAAGATCGAGCCACACAATCTGGACAGGGCGATCGGCCGTTTCGCCGGCGAGGTGGTCCATTGGGGCCGGCCGATGGCCGTCTCGATCACCCAGTCGACCGAGGTCGGCACTATCTATGGCCTGGACGACATCGACGCGATTGCGGCCATCGCCAAACACCATTCCGTGCCGCTGCACATGGACGGCGCCCGCTTTGCCAACGCGCTGGCCGCGCTCGACACCACGCCGGCAGAAATGACCTGGAAACGCGGCGTCGACATCCTGTCCTTCGGCGGCACCAAGAATGGCTGCTGGTGCGCCGAGGCGATCGTGCTGTTCGATCTCGACCGCGCCAACGAATTGGCCTTTCTGCGCAAGCGCGCCGCACAGCTGTTTTCGAAGTCACGTTTCGTCGCGGCGCAGTTCGAAGCCTATTTCAAGGACGGGCTGTGGCTCGACACCGCCAGGCATGCCAACGCCATGGCAGCGCGCCTGGCGGCGGCCATCGAGGATTCGGCCACGGCCAAGCTGGCCTGGCTGCCACAGGCCAACGAAGTTTTCGCGGTGATCAAGAAAGCGGAAGCCGAGAAGCTGCAGGCGGCCGGCGCGACCTTCTACGACTGGCACAGGCCGCACGGCTTTGAAGGCCATATCGGCGAGGACGAACTGCTCTATCGCTTCGTCACCAGCTTTGCCACGACCTCGGAGGAAGTCGACCGCTTTGGCCAGCTGATCGCCGGATAA
- a CDS encoding dihydrodipicolinate synthase family protein: MDIALPGEGARSTRYALVGKPVQPVIGARFSRIAYAAAHVVADPLNMTDPWSRPVVDWDRTMAFRHHLWRLGFRIAEAMDTSQRGMGFDWASARELIRRSIAEARTVAGDLASGAGTDHLAPASARTLDDVIAAYEEQFAFIEGQGGKAIMMASRALAAVAKGPDDYALVYDRILGQASGKVILHWLGDMFDPALKGYWGSDDFEAALDTVVAIIERHAGKVEGIKISLLDAGREVALRNRLPDGVLMFTGDDFNYPELIAGDGKRHSHALLGIFDAIAPVANAALAKLADGDRAGYDALMAPTVPLSRKIFEAPTEHYKAGIVFMAWLNGHQDHFAMVGGMQSARGIRHYAEVFRLADQAGLLADPDLAMSRMKSLCAVAGV; encoded by the coding sequence ATGGACATTGCCTTGCCGGGTGAGGGTGCCCGCAGCACCCGTTACGCGCTTGTCGGAAAGCCCGTCCAACCGGTAATCGGCGCACGGTTTTCGCGGATCGCCTATGCCGCCGCGCATGTCGTCGCCGACCCCCTAAATATGACCGATCCATGGTCGCGGCCGGTTGTCGACTGGGACAGGACGATGGCGTTTCGTCATCATCTATGGCGGCTCGGCTTCCGCATCGCCGAGGCGATGGACACGTCGCAGCGCGGCATGGGCTTCGATTGGGCGAGCGCCAGGGAATTGATCCGCCGTTCCATCGCGGAGGCGCGGACCGTCGCTGGCGATCTCGCCTCGGGCGCCGGAACCGACCACCTCGCGCCGGCGTCGGCCAGGACACTCGACGATGTGATCGCCGCCTATGAGGAGCAGTTCGCTTTCATCGAAGGACAGGGCGGCAAGGCGATCATGATGGCCAGCCGCGCGCTGGCGGCCGTGGCGAAGGGGCCGGACGACTACGCCTTGGTTTACGACCGCATATTGGGCCAGGCCTCCGGCAAGGTCATCCTGCACTGGCTGGGCGATATGTTCGACCCGGCCTTGAAGGGCTATTGGGGCAGCGACGACTTCGAGGCAGCGCTCGATACGGTGGTCGCCATCATCGAGCGCCATGCCGGCAAGGTCGAAGGCATCAAGATATCGCTGCTCGACGCCGGCAGGGAGGTGGCGCTCAGGAACCGGCTGCCGGACGGTGTGTTGATGTTCACCGGCGACGACTTCAATTATCCCGAACTGATTGCCGGAGACGGCAAGCGGCACTCGCACGCACTGCTCGGCATTTTCGACGCGATCGCGCCGGTTGCCAATGCCGCGCTGGCGAAGCTGGCTGATGGCGATCGTGCCGGCTATGACGCGCTGATGGCGCCGACCGTGCCTCTGTCACGAAAAATCTTCGAGGCGCCGACCGAACATTACAAGGCCGGCATTGTCTTCATGGCCTGGCTCAACGGCCATCAGGACCATTTCGCGATGGTCGGCGGCATGCAGTCGGCGCGCGGCATCCGCCATTATGCCGAAGTCTTTCGCCTCGCCGACCAGGCCGGATTGCTGGCTGATCCCGACCTTGCCATGTCGCGGATGAAAAGCCTGTGTGCCGTCGCGGGCGTCTAA
- a CDS encoding alpha/beta fold hydrolase gives MTDLLHDTPLFHEVEGNPRPENATGGFFTTRDGKKIRYGLFAAVARPIRGTVVLLGGRNECIEKYFETIRDLAARGFGVATFDWRGQGDSDRLIRDRQRGYVRSFRDYTADLEQFFEEIVLPDCRGPYYILAHSAGAVITLLAAPSMVNRVRRMVLIAPFLTLPDLPVSIGTVRRACSIFCALGLGRLYAAWGPRPRHTLPFEVNKVTSDPQRYRRNTRIYEEYPQLALGGPTVRWLQAAAKASEAISDPDFMARIQVPLLIIAAGADQVVSTKAVEKYARNLRLGSLLMIDGAKHEILQEVDLYREQFLAAFDAFVPGSDDPTA, from the coding sequence ATGACGGATCTCCTCCACGACACACCCCTTTTTCACGAAGTTGAGGGCAATCCGCGACCGGAAAACGCCACGGGTGGCTTTTTCACCACGCGCGACGGCAAGAAGATACGTTATGGCCTGTTCGCAGCGGTGGCGCGTCCAATCCGCGGCACCGTGGTGCTGCTCGGCGGCCGCAACGAGTGCATCGAGAAATATTTCGAGACCATCCGCGATCTTGCCGCGCGGGGCTTCGGCGTCGCCACCTTCGACTGGCGCGGCCAGGGCGATTCCGACCGGCTGATCCGCGATCGCCAGCGCGGCTATGTCAGGTCGTTCCGCGACTATACGGCCGATCTGGAGCAGTTCTTCGAGGAGATCGTGCTGCCGGACTGCCGTGGACCCTATTACATCCTCGCTCATTCCGCCGGGGCGGTAATCACGCTGCTTGCCGCGCCATCGATGGTGAACCGCGTGCGGCGCATGGTGCTGATCGCGCCATTCCTGACATTGCCCGACCTGCCGGTCTCGATAGGGACGGTCCGCCGGGCCTGTTCGATTTTCTGCGCCCTGGGGCTCGGCCGGCTCTACGCCGCCTGGGGTCCACGGCCGAGACACACGCTGCCCTTCGAGGTCAACAAGGTGACATCAGATCCGCAGCGCTATCGCCGCAACACGCGCATCTATGAAGAATATCCGCAACTGGCGCTTGGCGGCCCGACGGTCCGCTGGCTGCAGGCGGCGGCGAAGGCGTCGGAAGCCATCAGCGACCCCGACTTCATGGCCCGCATTCAGGTGCCGCTGCTGATCATCGCCGCCGGCGCCGACCAGGTCGTCTCGACCAAGGCGGTGGAAAAATATGCGAGAAACCTGCGACTCGGTTCGCTGTTGATGATCGACGGCGCCAAACACGAAATCCTGCAGGAAGTCGACCTCTACCGCGAACAATTCCTCGCTGCCTTCGACGCCTTCGTCCCCGGTTCCGACGACCCGACGGCCTGA